From a single Candidatus Latescibacter sp. genomic region:
- a CDS encoding phosphopantothenoylcysteine decarboxylase produces the protein MNEKSPGKVLVTSGPTRAWLDRVRYIANTSTGALGARVAEALVSRGIRVKLIRGLGGESPSVSVSSLLEEVEVVTIDDLIEQIRITAASGNIRAVVHAMAVLDYVPECKMGGKQPSSTEFWDVRLVRAPKVIALIRELLPDACTVGFKLEAGVSEEELAARAGDSLRRYNLDMVVANDLDRVAPDAHEAIFVAPGGTIIDRASSKKEIAAKIAEFIVSRMS, from the coding sequence TTGAATGAAAAATCTCCCGGAAAAGTGCTGGTGACATCCGGTCCGACCCGTGCATGGCTGGACCGGGTGCGATACATTGCGAACACCTCTACCGGAGCGCTCGGAGCGAGGGTCGCCGAAGCTCTTGTTTCCCGTGGTATACGGGTTAAACTCATACGCGGCCTTGGCGGAGAATCGCCTTCGGTGAGCGTGAGCAGCCTTCTGGAAGAAGTCGAAGTGGTCACCATCGATGACCTGATCGAACAGATACGAATTACCGCAGCGAGCGGAAATATCCGCGCAGTGGTTCATGCCATGGCGGTTCTTGATTATGTTCCCGAATGCAAAATGGGGGGGAAACAGCCCTCCTCCACCGAGTTCTGGGATGTACGGCTGGTCCGGGCGCCCAAGGTCATCGCTCTCATCCGCGAACTCCTGCCGGATGCCTGTACGGTGGGTTTCAAGCTTGAAGCCGGAGTGAGCGAGGAGGAATTGGCTGCACGGGCAGGCGACTCTCTTCGCCGCTACAATCTTGATATGGTAGTGGCAAATGATCTTGACCGTGTAGCTCCGGATGCGCACGAAGCGATCTTTGTGGCGCCGGGAGGGACGATTATAGATCGGGCTTCAAGCAAGAAGGAGATTGCGGCAAAAATTGCGGAGTTCATTGTCTCGAGGATGTCATGA
- a CDS encoding patatin-like phospholipase family protein, with amino-acid sequence MLKRFFIPLFLIIANVHFLGAETFSIAYENGRVVRRYPEKSHPVIGLALSGGGARGVAHIGIIEVLENKGIRVEKIAGTSMGSIVGGLYAAGYSPQVLATFFENNDWSDILKSDPKRRSAYISQKEANRWPLVEMRFNGLKAQIPTRWSSGQRVISTLSWLTLCPSFECGGDFDLLPIPFRSVATDLNTGNAEVFKSGSLARAIQASTTIPLLFNPVEWDNKLLVDGGLINNLPVNVLRDMGSDFVIACAIEESMHSPEELKNPVNIADQVTSISMRNITKISREQADFVISPDMEGFSSTDFSRIPEMIEKGRQEALQTVPALLDSLAKMNDRYKKAYIREITVAPEAEKDFVSKILAGFVAAGASNPWPRILKGIEELWATGRYFSISGEVDENTGSLRVAVIRVPQFMSVHVLGKNRDAVIDTTEVFSSDTNLPLSIDSIIERMDSQIRLIRSQGYSFAYITSQELSAAQDTLKVTVTVPSLTGVFMDPNMKTRPSLITREFDMLPGDIFDLNRIMASMDNLYGTDLFDQVSTDVEPLNGGVGLTIHLKEKNWSVVRLGLRYDEFNSAEGRLNILQENILGSGNQLGGTLQAGERNRILMVENRSDRVYKSLFTFSIKAYQHLRKRPIYDNHRLVSDYDDDRYGLVLSVGQQMDKLGNMVFQFRNESSWTRYPDSLKDHNAHRQFRSITVRSIIDSYDRYPFPQNGKLNVVYVENSSKFLGGTEQYVKIFWGNTQVKTFAEKHAVSGSLFLGTADPSIPENELFTLGGNHTRLDCYNAETGGSLFYSDFMGLMNEEKSGTRLAAARLSYRLFIPRYFYLYLLYGAGNVWGKGASIRADSLLQYYGIRGSFSSPFGPLSLGWGITSKGEDRLYMTAGWEF; translated from the coding sequence ATGTTGAAACGATTTTTTATCCCTCTATTTCTAATCATTGCGAATGTCCATTTCCTTGGTGCGGAAACATTCAGCATCGCCTATGAAAACGGGCGGGTGGTGAGACGGTATCCGGAAAAGTCCCACCCGGTTATCGGTTTGGCGCTTTCCGGCGGAGGAGCGCGGGGAGTTGCGCATATCGGAATCATCGAGGTTTTGGAAAACAAGGGTATCCGGGTCGAGAAGATCGCGGGGACCTCGATGGGAAGCATTGTCGGAGGGCTTTATGCAGCCGGTTATTCACCGCAGGTACTTGCAACATTCTTTGAAAACAATGATTGGTCGGATATTCTCAAAAGCGACCCGAAACGAAGGAGCGCATATATCAGCCAGAAAGAAGCCAACCGCTGGCCCCTTGTGGAAATGCGCTTCAACGGCCTCAAGGCGCAGATACCGACCCGATGGTCGTCCGGGCAGCGGGTCATATCCACCCTTTCCTGGCTGACTCTTTGTCCCTCTTTTGAATGCGGAGGCGATTTCGACCTTCTTCCCATACCTTTCCGCTCGGTCGCCACAGACCTCAATACCGGAAATGCCGAAGTTTTTAAAAGCGGCAGCCTGGCCCGCGCCATCCAGGCATCAACCACCATTCCCCTCTTGTTCAACCCTGTCGAATGGGACAACAAGCTGCTCGTGGACGGCGGCCTGATCAACAACCTCCCCGTGAACGTCCTGAGAGACATGGGGAGCGATTTTGTCATCGCTTGCGCAATCGAAGAGAGTATGCATTCCCCCGAAGAATTGAAAAACCCGGTCAACATCGCCGACCAGGTCACCAGTATATCGATGCGGAATATCACCAAGATTTCCCGTGAACAGGCCGATTTTGTCATAAGTCCGGACATGGAAGGTTTTTCATCGACCGATTTTTCGCGTATTCCCGAAATGATCGAGAAGGGAAGACAGGAGGCCCTTCAGACGGTTCCAGCCCTCCTGGATTCACTGGCGAAAATGAACGACCGCTACAAAAAGGCATACATCCGGGAGATCACGGTTGCACCCGAAGCGGAGAAGGATTTTGTTTCCAAAATCCTCGCCGGATTTGTGGCCGCCGGGGCAAGCAATCCCTGGCCGAGGATTCTGAAAGGAATCGAGGAACTCTGGGCTACCGGACGGTACTTCTCGATCAGCGGAGAGGTTGACGAGAACACCGGGTCGCTCCGTGTCGCTGTTATCAGGGTCCCTCAATTCATGTCTGTACATGTCCTCGGAAAAAACCGTGACGCGGTCATCGATACCACCGAAGTATTCTCTTCCGATACTAATCTGCCTCTGTCCATCGACAGCATAATTGAACGCATGGATTCTCAGATTCGACTGATCCGATCCCAGGGATATTCCTTTGCATATATCACCTCGCAGGAATTGAGCGCGGCTCAGGACACATTGAAAGTTACGGTCACCGTTCCCTCACTGACCGGCGTGTTCATGGACCCTAACATGAAAACACGGCCATCTCTGATCACCCGTGAATTTGATATGCTGCCGGGCGATATCTTTGATTTGAACAGGATCATGGCGTCGATGGACAATCTCTACGGCACCGACCTGTTCGATCAGGTCTCTACAGATGTGGAACCACTGAACGGCGGGGTAGGGCTTACCATTCATCTCAAGGAAAAGAACTGGTCTGTAGTCCGTCTAGGACTCAGATATGACGAATTCAACAGCGCCGAAGGACGCCTCAACATCTTGCAGGAGAATATCCTGGGATCCGGGAATCAACTGGGAGGAACCCTGCAGGCCGGCGAGCGTAACCGTATTCTCATGGTGGAAAACCGGAGCGACCGGGTATATAAATCCCTTTTCACGTTCAGCATAAAGGCCTATCAGCATCTCCGGAAACGGCCGATTTATGACAATCACCGTTTAGTTTCCGATTATGATGATGACCGTTACGGTTTGGTCTTATCTGTCGGACAGCAGATGGACAAACTGGGGAATATGGTATTTCAGTTCCGGAACGAATCCTCCTGGACCCGCTACCCGGATTCTCTGAAAGACCATAACGCACACCGCCAGTTCCGCAGCATCACCGTCCGCTCGATCATCGACAGCTACGACCGCTATCCATTCCCGCAAAACGGCAAGCTGAATGTCGTCTATGTGGAGAATTCCTCGAAATTCCTCGGTGGAACCGAGCAGTATGTGAAAATTTTCTGGGGCAACACCCAGGTAAAAACTTTCGCGGAGAAACACGCGGTTTCCGGCTCCCTGTTTCTGGGCACTGCCGATCCCTCGATCCCCGAAAATGAATTATTCACCCTCGGCGGAAATCACACCCGCCTGGACTGCTACAATGCCGAGACCGGCGGCTCGCTCTTCTACTCGGACTTCATGGGTCTTATGAATGAGGAAAAGAGCGGGACCCGCCTGGCGGCGGCGAGATTATCCTACCGTCTTTTTATACCACGCTATTTCTACTTGTACCTCCTTTACGGCGCGGGGAATGTCTGGGGAAAAGGCGCCTCGATACGGGCGGATTCGCTCCTGCAATACTACGGAATACGGGGATCGTTCTCCTCTCCGTTCGGCCCGCTCTCCCTAGGCTGGGGCATCACCTCAAAAGGAGAAGACCGTCTGTACATGACCGCCGGATGGGAGTTTTAA
- a CDS encoding AAA family ATPase: protein MNEDYLTWWGMTKPPFSLTPDPEMLYLSGQHAECLMRLKYAIFSHKGGALLVSDTAGNGKTSILARLQNDLKEYYAGRVRVVYIDHPTLSPIEIIGEIARQLGGELHTEEKIRSLNYLRDRLFTHYNENIKVVVIVDEGQMLKERPDILGELRILLNFCVSDAFLLTFIFSGQKPLDSILRDMPEFWQRLPVRFFLKNLDFNDTRSLVQFRLRKVGAAADIFTDDAFEGIYNYSEGCPRIICAVADLCLLVGFSKGVKRIGFVEVSIACRDMETSGDSFHYFAYIKGRQPSARPKPEPAPSTSESRPALPQKAEKAPSPLAALLHSIPCPRCTEPNPQDRRYCLTCDTPLYRKCPACGNMADTVSNECPTCHADMNNEGVKAVEKLCEALLPYDVLERNYAVWLQASGVALEKGEKIIIIFTSGNLFNSGPTVSIPAKPGKSARKNCDLILTDRRLILEMPDDRMETELIRIETCMVAESGSLLGKRYELIIGLKKGIYTIQLPRNASKSKRILDRISSHIQAVMLK, encoded by the coding sequence ATGAACGAAGACTATCTCACCTGGTGGGGTATGACCAAGCCGCCATTTTCCCTGACCCCGGATCCGGAGATGCTCTATCTTTCGGGCCAGCACGCCGAATGTCTCATGCGCCTGAAATACGCCATTTTTTCCCACAAGGGGGGAGCGCTCCTCGTCTCCGACACTGCTGGCAACGGGAAAACCTCTATTCTCGCCCGGCTGCAGAACGACCTCAAAGAATACTATGCCGGAAGAGTCAGGGTGGTTTACATCGATCATCCCACCCTGAGCCCTATCGAGATCATCGGTGAAATCGCCCGCCAGCTGGGCGGAGAGCTGCATACGGAGGAGAAGATCCGCTCGCTTAATTACCTCCGCGACCGCCTCTTTACCCACTACAACGAGAACATCAAGGTAGTGGTTATCGTAGACGAGGGCCAAATGCTCAAAGAGAGGCCCGACATCCTCGGCGAGCTCAGAATTCTCCTCAATTTCTGTGTATCGGACGCCTTTCTTCTGACTTTCATCTTTTCCGGGCAGAAGCCCCTGGACAGCATCCTCCGCGACATGCCTGAATTCTGGCAGCGCCTGCCTGTCCGCTTCTTTCTGAAGAACCTTGATTTCAACGACACCCGCTCTTTGGTACAGTTCCGGCTCAGGAAAGTCGGCGCCGCCGCCGATATTTTTACCGACGATGCATTCGAGGGCATATACAACTATTCGGAGGGCTGCCCGCGTATTATCTGCGCGGTGGCGGACTTGTGCCTGCTGGTCGGATTTTCCAAGGGAGTGAAACGTATCGGGTTTGTAGAGGTGTCTATCGCCTGCCGTGACATGGAGACCTCCGGCGACAGCTTCCACTATTTTGCCTATATCAAAGGCCGCCAGCCTTCCGCCCGTCCGAAGCCCGAGCCGGCGCCATCCACTTCGGAGTCCAGACCCGCTCTCCCCCAAAAAGCTGAAAAAGCGCCAAGCCCTTTAGCAGCGCTTCTCCATTCCATTCCTTGCCCCCGTTGTACCGAACCGAATCCGCAAGACCGCCGCTACTGCCTTACATGCGACACCCCCCTATACCGTAAATGCCCGGCATGCGGGAATATGGCAGACACCGTCTCTAATGAATGCCCCACATGTCATGCCGACATGAACAATGAGGGGGTAAAAGCAGTGGAAAAGCTCTGTGAAGCGCTGCTCCCCTATGACGTTCTCGAACGAAATTATGCTGTCTGGCTCCAGGCGAGCGGGGTCGCACTGGAAAAAGGGGAAAAGATCATCATCATCTTTACCAGCGGAAACCTGTTCAATTCCGGTCCGACAGTGTCAATTCCCGCCAAACCGGGCAAATCAGCCCGGAAGAACTGCGACCTTATCCTGACCGACCGGCGGCTCATTCTGGAAATGCCCGACGACCGTATGGAAACAGAACTCATCCGCATCGAGACCTGCATGGTTGCCGAGTCGGGCAGCCTGCTGGGGAAAAGGTACGAACTCATCATCGGCCTCAAAAAGGGCATTTACACCATCCAGCTCCCCCGGAACGCCTCCAAAAGCAAGCGGATCCTCGACCGGATTTCTTCGCATATTCAGGCGGTAATGCTGAAATAA